The Nitrospira sp. nucleotide sequence GTAGCTGACAAACTTCGCCATCCCGCGATCCGAGCAGATCTTCGTCAACGCACTCGTCAGCGTCGTCTTGCCATGGTCCACGTGCCCGATCGTCCCAATGTTCACGTGCGGCTTGCGTCGCTCAAATTTCGCCTTCGCCATGATTCACTCCTTTTCTCAGAACACTGTTTGTCCGGAATCTGATCGTATATTTCGATGCCTTCGCGAGCAGCTACGACTCCGCCTCAACACATACGGCCATGGAGCCCACGACGCGGATCGAACGCGTGACCTCGTCCTTACCAAGGACGTGCTCTGCCAACTGAGCTACGTGGGCCCTCACTACACAGCCGCCATCTGCTCGCACATCCTCTGCCCG carries:
- the tuf gene encoding elongation factor Tu (EF-Tu; promotes GTP-dependent binding of aminoacyl-tRNA to the A-site of ribosomes during protein biosynthesis; when the tRNA anticodon matches the mRNA codon, GTP hydrolysis results; the inactive EF-Tu-GDP leaves the ribosome and release of GDP is promoted by elongation factor Ts; many prokaryotes have two copies of the gene encoding EF-Tu); translation: MAKAKFERRKPHVNIGTIGHVDHGKTTLTSALTKICSDRGMAKFVSY